One Plasmodium knowlesi strain H genome assembly, chromosome: 10 genomic window carries:
- a CDS encoding merozoite surface protein 8, putative yields MKKNAQIIIFFLFGLLSCTCGAEGNVNPPNNNGNKGNGNDNNVPTFIGGNNNNVNDNGDDIFNKNGKDVSRNDGNHAENPNDKKNENGSGSNEKNSVENADNGSGKSDANTNQNGEDANKVDEASLKKILKIVDEMENVQGLLEGDYSILDKYSVKLVDDDDGETNKKKMIGEYDLKMLKNILLFREKISRNCENKYITILPELLKKCSNVDDPKLSKASEKIKKGLTKNNISIEDFVISMLEDLFDKINEKFIKDYSFDLNDYLIDFELINYIIMQDTSDLINDLLNMLKSMNFKLESASLDKMVKNAQSGMNLNSKMKEDIIQLLKKSSAKFFKIEIDRKTKMIYPVQVTHKGATMKQFALNFLEKNNVCEHKKCPLNSNCYVIDGEEVCRCLPGFSDVKIDNVMNCVRDDTVDCNNNNGGCDVNATCTLIDKKIVCECKDNFQGDGIYCSYSIFNSINNFIFLILLLLCLYLF; encoded by the coding sequence atgaagaaaaacgcgcaaataataattttcttcctctttggaTTGCTGAGCTGTACATGCGGAGCTGAAGGAAACGTCAACCCACCCAACAACAATGGAAATAAAGGAAACGGAAATGATAACAATGTACCAACGTTCATTGGAGGAAATAACAATAACGTGAACGATAATGGTGAtgacatttttaataaaaatggaaaggatgtGTCCCGAAATGATGGTAATCACGCGGAAAATCCAAATGacaagaaaaacgaaaatggTAGCGGTTCAAATGAGAAGAATTCCGTAGAAAATGCAGACAATGGCAGCGGAAAATCTGATGCGAATACCAaccaaaatggtgaagatgCAAATAAAGTAGATGAAGCATCTTTAAAGAAAATTCTCAAAATTGTTgatgaaatggaaaatgttcAAGGACTCCTGGAAGGAGATTACAGCATTTTGGATAAGTACAGTGTGAAATTAgttgatgatgatgatggagaaacgaataaaaaaaaaatgattggAGAATATGACTTGAAgatgttaaaaaatattttattgttcagagaaaaaatttcccgaaattgtgaaaataaatacattaCAATTTTACCAGAACTCCTTAAAAAATGCTCAAATGTAGATGACCCCAAATTAAGTAAAGCCAGTGAAAAGATTAAAAAGggattaacaaaaaataatataagtATTGAAGATTTTGTGATAAGTATGTTAGAAGATTTatttgataaaattaatgaaaaatttattaaagATTATTCATTTGATTTAAATGATTATCTAATTGATTTCGAACTCattaattatattattatgcAAGACACATCGGATTTGATCAATGATCTTCTGAACATGTTAAAGTCTATGAATTTCAAATTGGAATCTGCATCCTTGGataaaatggttaaaaatGCACAATCAGGAATGAACTTAAAttccaaaatgaaagaagacatAATTCAATTACTTAAGAAATCCTCtgccaaattttttaaaatcgaAATTGATAGAAAGACCAAGATGATATACCCAGTACAAGTTACACACAAAGGTGCCACCATGAAACAATTCGCCCTTAACTTCCTtgagaaaaataatgtaTGTGAACATAAAAAGTGCCCATTAAACTCCAACTGCTATGTCATAGATGGAGAGGAAGTCTGTAGATGTCTACCCGGATTTAGCGATGTCAAAATTGATAATGTTATGAACTGCGTTAGAGATGATACCGTTGACTGTAACAACAACAACGGTGGTTGTGATGTGAATGCAACTTGTACTCTTATAGATAAGAAAATTGTGTGTGAGTGTAAGGACAACTTTCAAGGAGATGGAATATACTGCTCCTACAGCATTTTTAACTCCATCAacaatttcattttcctgATTTTGTTGCTTTTGTGCTTGTATCTGTTCTAA
- a CDS encoding protein Mpv17, putative: MLINAYMDIKRKHINFVFKNVNSSVKDYNFKRPYFAERCPLSKFSNHEGVKVKSSNLPLSAKMQLSQFKTPKLRRCEFEKASEKIIHTINSYLKGDTIIRANRIDNRNYAHVVMRNGTDRAGVNPRKFTTGTATTQGHLITKENSSSFISLREKNRYFQIEVRKGMHTGGNQNNGKSCEKTDSFSSTTNQTTVEKSGESAKPNAHFPHHNKNSDVANAKNRNNTMDLSTSEKADNIHSSAKNGKLPKGILSRSTSRMSQIMNNLFEKHLLLMNSLIASTLYFIADIACQMMELHKKDNEYDFSRTIRMATIGLTLEGPIMTWWYGKILANFIKSKPNTFLYKSFIPTLFDNFIFGPIHLTIFFFYNGMLKNQKKSEIIDKIVNTGMKVFFISLMTWTPLTLINFVFVPRIYQATVVFFADFFWVIFLSWCANKS, encoded by the exons ATGCTGATAAATGCATACATGGATATTAAGAGAAAACATATAAATTTCGtgtttaaaaatgtgaattctTCGGTAAAAG ATTACAATTTCAAAAGACCATACTTTGCGGAAAGGTGCCCACTTTCGAAATTTTCAAACCATGAAGGCGTTAAGGTAAAAAGTAGTAACCTGCCCTTGAGCGCAAAGATGCAATTAAGCCAATTTAAGACGCCTAAATTAAGAAGGTGCGAATTCGAGAAGGCTAGTGAAAAGATAATTCACACAATAAATAGCTACTTAAAAGGGGATACAATAATCAGGGCTAACCGAATTGATAACCGCAACTACGCGCATGTCGTGATGCGTAACGGTACCGACAGGGCAGGCGTAAACCCACGCAAGTTCACCACTGGAACCGCAACAACGCAGGGACATTTAATCACTAAAGAAAATTCAAGCAGTTTTATCAGCCTACGGGAGAAGAACAGATATTTCCAAATTGAAGTGCGCAAAGGCATGCACACGGGGGGAAACCAGAACAATGGGAAGAGCTGCGAGAAAACCGACAGTTTTAGTTCAACCACGAACCAAACCACCGTAGAAAAAAGCGGTGAAAGCGCAAAGCCAAACGCGCACTTTCCACATCATAATAAGAACAGTGATGTAGCCAACGCGAAGAACAGAAACAACACAATGGATCTATCCACCAGTGAAAAGGCAGATAACATTCATAGTAGcgcaaaaaatgggaaactCCCAAAGGGAATTTTATCCCGTTCCACCAGTAGAATGTCACAGATAATGAACAACTTATTCGAAAAACACCTCCTATTAATGAACAGCCTAATAGCGAGTACATTATATTTCATAGCGGACATAGCCTGCCAAATGATGGAATTACATAAAAAGGATAATGAATACGATTTTTCAAGAACTATTAGAATGGCCACTATTGGATTAACGCTAGAGGGGCCAATCATGACATGGTGGTATGGGAAAATTTTAGCAAATTTTATAAAGTCCAAACCGAACACTTTTTTGTACAAATCTTTTATACCTACCTTgtttgataattttatttttggacCTATCcacttaacaattttttttttttataatggtATGTTAAAAAATCAGAAGAAATCCGAAATTATTGACAAAATTGTGAATACTGGGATGAaggttttcttcatttctttgaTGACATGGACACCATTAactttaattaattttgtttttgttccgAGGATTTATCAAGCCACAGTGGTTTTTTTTGCTGACTTTTTTTGGGTCATCTTCCTCTCGTGGTGCGCCAATAAAAGTTGA
- a CDS encoding HCNGP-like protein, putative: MNLVDYELSSDDERGEAPPKREVEHENLAQGGNKCTEKKKNREKGRDNKANKNENDDLDENETDNGCLKKKTHIHLGQKWNADREVISMENKTLDAHEMCKDVIAGGKKEPSGAPLLSKLNGDEKNSHYDGCRDDNHNCNDGRDTEVRPVEQDKKEQNKQRNVPLVGEQTDYPIAKGANLLESNNLINISVNENNFDELFFLPPNEYSDCLNQKIEELSKLYKINLTINKNIINSNEYKNPCILQKIMEIFQIDVYSSNYPLNIYNPDDFLSIDLFNEKGEETDQKKPKTKWSNH, encoded by the coding sequence ATGAATTTAGTCGACTACGAACTTTCCAGCGATGATGAACGCGGTGAGGCACCCCCAAAAAGGGAAGTTGAGCATGAAAATTTAGCGCAAGGGGGGAATAAATgcacagagaaaaaaaagaatagagaaaagggaagagataATAAGGCTAATAAGAATGAAAATGACGATctggatgaaaatgaaacCGATAATgggtgtttaaaaaaaaaaacgcacattCATCTAGGGCAGAAATGGAATGCAGATAGAGAAGTCATATCCATGGAGAATAAAACGCTGGACGCACACGAAATGTGTAAGGATGTGATTgcagggggaaagaaggaaccgAGTGGAGCACCTTTATTGAGTAAATTAAATGGCGATGAAAAGAATTCACATTATGATGGTTGTCGTGACGATAACCATAACTGTAATGATGGTCGAGATACTGAGGTAAGGCCAGTTGAGCAAGacaagaaagaacaaaacaaacaGAGGAACGTACCACTAGTGGGTGAGCAGACAGACTATCCAATTGCAAAGGGAGCGAACCTCCTAGAAAGTAACAACCTTATCAATATCAGCGTAAACGAAAACAATTTTGATGAACTATTTTTCCTGCCTCCAAATGAATACTCAGATTGTCTCAACCAGAAAATAGAGGAATTGTCAAAAttgtataaaataaatttaacaattaataaaaatataattaattcgaatgaatataaaaatccttgcattttgcaaaaaattatggagaTTTTTCAAATTGATGTGTATTCATCTAATTATCCTTTGAATATATACAACCCTGATGATTTTTTATCCATTGATTTGTTTAAcgaaaaaggagaggaaacGGATCAGAAGAAACCCAAGACAAAATGGTCTAACCATTGA
- a CDS encoding vacuolar protein sorting-associated protein 11, putative: MFNFRKLQLFDRDQTKDTGEVQNFLNSHEGIYFSTSKKFINVFVDKLLFIDPLNLNVTTINSDLLVVDFCFCDKTNNLIVLGKSKNALVCSIYNIRAYNFTLLKKLQLSKNIENIKKTLISKCLGYITTLENKKISFYHINNDYSITKSELIQEEDEEELYENMFLCKEDIFIVMKKNSINVYRLIINDASISYTFIECIPLENNYSSKANAGEFSNGSTSNSDNEERKPTNYHTSSSNNDNGPPPIDEPVLSTYNEEINVLYICHNVLKVLYVLDLSNRTLEYILLENKVINLFTVKFYLILLTEVRSKFYFNIYVIHEEMKLQVFRGTYNCLITNVVYFNNLLFLIVDEYIHEPEVKVDKFYFYEQLKMKWNAAGEVNHGKNSKSDSISNIFKETENSKSKSFDILKMYNDSINNNSASSNLMKGDLKYDIFLDRKDEARRDANNSTEDKQYYSKNLFKLNKLFKNCRNQIKIVIKEKNMNEIVHMFKKKKLFLWLLNFAELNKNHHTINFGHVHQIYADFLFEKEQYELAMHHYINTIGFLETAIVIHKYLNLELYEYLSRYLENLHQVNLFNDEHTMMLLTCYKKECKKKKIISFIRKNKNKINLHKAYKFLCNVGYYNIVLKFSKKNKDHLTYISILIDKFENYEKSLKYIFKLDVENICILLFRYGYKFIKYFPQRTIFLLKKIIKKYNLNLTIFIPLFLDNIDFLFLFILKFLDKKNSSTGEKKSVVDANDTYRNSSPDWRNRPIRKGSILTTQTHERDSSLPPVAKEKTRYDENVTTASIISNRKIEFDIFNGEYDYILFVTVMQILLQKYKTKEKENHILTYNIDKLIKNEDKNITFLSAILLSIYNYNKGLLYVSNKMNKHDMYFLFTTLKMVKKFRLNYTKEVLQHPLQSYNLIQITNEKFAKKLFNTCIHLMKEKGYMYHNYIFYYLSLLNDDKYLTRFAKTLNQKSSISLLQLISILGKYNKNYGSIKKMVISYINQINRNINKIYAQIVRDKRELYKIKKKKKNSQKYNFHIIDNTYCAICKEILSVPIIHFLCNHSYHFYCLNGEEHCILCQNKDNEKKLLKEKAKNAINNFDEFFKYLQGAPDKFSFISNYLSYGVTPSR, translated from the exons ATGTTCAATTTTAGAAAACTGCAACTTTTCGACAGAGACCAGACGAAGGATACag GTGAAGTACAGAACTTTTTGAATAGCCACGAAGGGATATACTTTTCGACCtccaaaaaatttatcaacGTGTTTGTAGACAAGCTGCTTTTTATAGACCCCCTTAATCTAAACGTTACAACAATAAACTCAGATCTGTTGGTAGTcgatttttgtttttgtgaCAAAACGAATAACCTTATTGTGCTTGG cAAAAGCAAGAATGCCCTAGTATGTAGCATCTACAACATCAGGGCGTATAACTTCACCCTgctgaaaaaattacaactaAGTAAGAACAtcgaaaatataaagaagaCACTAATTTCCAAGTGCCTCGGATATATAACTACcttagaaaataaaaaaatttcattttatcaCATAAATAATGATTATTCCATCACGAAAAGTGAATTAATCcaagaggaggatgaagaagaacttTACGAAAATATGTTCCTATGTAAGGAGGATATCTTCatagtgatgaaaaaaaattcaataaatGTGTACAGATTGATTATAAATGATGCCTCCATAAGTTATACATTCATCGAGTGCATTCCGTTGGAGAACAACTACTCTTCCAAAGCGAACGCAGGAGAATTCTCCAATGGAAGCACAAGCAACAGCGACaatgaggaaagaaaacCCACAAATTATCACACTAGTAGTAGCAATAATGATAATGGACCACCTCCCATCGACGAGCCGGTGTTGTCCACATACaacgaagaaataaatgtctTGTATATCTGCCACAATGTATTGAAAGTTCTCTATGTGTTGGACCTCAGCAATAGAACCCTGGAATATATTCTGCTAGAAAATAAAGTAATCAATTTGTTCAcagtaaaattttatttaatccTACTCACAGAAGTTAGAAGTAAGTTTTACTTCAACATATATGTTATACATGAAGAAATGAAGCTACAGGTTTTCCGGGGAACGTATAACTGCCTCATAACAAACGTTGtatattttaacaatttactttttctaaTTGTGGACGAATACATACATGAGCCAGAGGTAAAAGTGGataagttttatttttatgaacaactaaaaatgaaatggaaCGCAGCTGGAGAAGTAAACCATGGGAAGAATAGCAAAAGTGATAGCATAAGCAACATCTttaaagaaacagaaaatagCAAATCGAAAAGTTttgatattttaaaaatgtacaatgaTAGTATTAACAATAATAGTGCAAGTAGCAACCTGATGAAAGGCGATTTAAAGtatgatatatttttggATCGAAAAGATGAGGCCCGAAGAGATGCAAATAACAGCACAGAAGACAAACAGTACTATTCAAAAAATCTctttaaattaaataaactctttaaaaattgtagaaatcaaataaaaattgttataaaagaaaagaacatgAACGAAATTGTGCACatgtttaaaaagaaaaagttgttCCTCTGGTTATTAAATTTTGCAGAATTGAATAAGAACCATCACACTATTAACTTCGGTCATGTGCATCAAATATATGCAGATTTTTTATTCGAAAAGGAACAGTATGAGTTAGCCATGCATCATTACATCAACACCATAGGTTTCCTAGAAACGGCCATCGTTATTCACAAATATTTAAATCTAGAGTTATATGAATATTTATCCAGatatttggaaaatttacaCCAAGTTAATCTCTTCAATGATGAACACACCATGATGCTTCTCACTTGCTACAAGAaagaatgcaaaaaaaaaaaaatcatatcatttataaggaaaaataaaaataaaataaatttgcacAAAGCATACAAGTTTTTATGCAACGTTGGCTACTACAATAtcgttttaaaattttcaaaaaagaataaagaccATTTGACGTACATCTCCATCCTCATtgataaatttgaaaattacgaaaagagcctcaaatatatattcaaGCTGGATGtagaaaatatatgcattcTCCTCTTTCGATATGGATACAAGTTTATCAAATATTTCCCTCAACgcactatttttttgttaaaaaaaattattaaaaagtaCAATTTAAATTTGACAATATTTATTCCCCTCTTCCTTGACAACAtagattttctttttctctttatccTTAAATTTctcgataaaaaaaattcaagtacaggagaaaaaaaaagcgtggTGGACGCAAATGACACATATAGGAACTCTTCCCCAGATTGGCGAAACCGTCCTATAAGGAAGGGGAGTATTCTGACAACACAAACCCACGAAAGAGATAGCAGTCTCCCCCCCGTGGCCAAGGAAAAAACGCGATACGACGAAAATGTGACGACAGCCAGCATTATAAGCAACAGAAAGATAGAGTTCGACATTTTCAATGGGGAATATGATTACATCCTGTTCGTCACCGTCATGCAGATTCTGCTTCAGAAATACAagacaaaagaaaaggagaaccaCATCCTCACCTATAACATAGATAAGCTcatcaaaaatgaagacaagAATATAACATTCTTATCTGCCATTTTGTTGTCCATTTATAATTACAACAAGGGGCTTCTTTACGTTTCcaataaaatgaacaagcATGATatgtatttcctttttacaaccctaaaaatggtgaaaaaattCAGACTAAATTACACAAAAGAGGTATTACAACACCCACTGCAAAGTTACAACTTAATACAAAttacaaatgaaaaatttgcgAAAAAGTTATTtaacacatgtatacacctcatgaaagaaaaaggctaCATGTACCacaattacattttttattacctgTCATTACTAAATGATGACAAGTACCTCACGCGCTTTGCAAAAACATTAAATCAAAAATCATCCATATCGTTATTGCAGCTTATAAGCATTCTGGGAAAGTACaacaaaaattatggatCTATCAAGAAAATGGTGATTTCATATATAAACCAAATTAAtagaaatataaataaaatatatgctcAAATAGTGAGAGATAAAAGGgaattatataaaattaaaaaaaaaaaaaaaaatagccaaaaGTACAACTTTCACATTATTGATAATACATATTGTGCCATTTGTAAAGAAATATTATCCGTCCCAATTATCCATTTCTTGTGCAACCATTCCTATCATTTTTATTGTCTAAATGGGGAAGAGCATTGCATCCTTTGTCAAAATAAGGATAATGAAAAGAAGTTACTCAAGGAAAAGGCCAAAAATGCCATCAACAAttttgatgaattttttaaatatttgcaAGGCGCTCCTGATAagttctccttcatttcgaATTATCTATCGTATGGTGTTACTCCAAGTAGGTGA